In one Thiovulum sp. ES genomic region, the following are encoded:
- a CDS encoding outer membrane protein (PFAM: Outer membrane efflux protein), whose translation MRKFSFFLSLALSTQVLGDSNLLKDTKRDFLEKSRQEAESIGDTLKNNWLGGIDLSGSYNKLESDTRSEEYQSYSATFSQDIFRSGGIWWQIKKGKVYKSLSMTKLDASEKDMIFSLYSISLSIKKLDIELKKMALLIENQNILIKNQKESYESGLLGIKDLDESIIELNTLKNQKEGIIQTRIDLIANLKNLTDFQYSEIDVPSFQIPTMGDFLEKSYELEIQKGEIENIRLEKNLAYAQFLPRVSLYGKYNRSESFFSKLQGQEESYSYGIQLNIPIGFNAKGAIESAQLSYLRSKSELNDKRENEKTKYEKIVSKLESIKRRQQNSEELIESYLSVQKITEDYFKSNLRTADDVKIIKNRVQISRHDLEIYEIDKQVVIVELYRGIKN comes from the coding sequence ATGAGAAAATTCTCTTTTTTTCTCTCTCTTGCTCTTTCAACACAAGTTCTTGGAGACTCAAATCTTCTAAAAGATACAAAACGGGATTTTTTAGAAAAAAGTCGTCAAGAAGCTGAATCTATTGGAGATACATTAAAGAATAATTGGCTTGGCGGAATTGATTTAAGTGGAAGTTATAATAAATTAGAGAGCGATACTAGAAGTGAAGAGTATCAATCATACTCCGCAACTTTTTCACAAGATATTTTCCGTAGTGGCGGAATTTGGTGGCAAATTAAAAAAGGTAAAGTTTATAAGTCTCTCTCAATGACAAAACTTGATGCTTCTGAAAAAGATATGATTTTTTCTCTATATTCCATATCTTTAAGTATTAAAAAATTGGATATTGAGTTGAAAAAAATGGCTCTTCTTATTGAAAACCAGAATATTCTTATTAAAAATCAGAAAGAGAGTTATGAGAGTGGTCTTCTTGGAATTAAAGATTTAGATGAGTCAATTATCGAATTAAATACACTAAAAAATCAGAAAGAGGGAATTATCCAGACACGAATTGACCTCATCGCAAATTTAAAAAACTTGACTGACTTTCAATATTCAGAAATTGATGTTCCATCTTTCCAAATTCCAACAATGGGTGATTTTCTCGAAAAGAGTTATGAACTTGAAATTCAAAAAGGCGAAATTGAGAATATTCGACTTGAAAAAAATCTTGCCTATGCACAATTTTTACCTAGAGTCTCTCTTTATGGAAAATACAACCGTTCAGAATCTTTTTTTAGCAAATTACAGGGTCAAGAGGAATCTTATTCCTATGGAATTCAATTAAATATTCCTATTGGTTTTAATGCAAAAGGTGCAATTGAATCTGCTCAACTCTCCTATCTCCGTTCAAAATCTGAACTGAATGACAAACGAGAAAATGAGAAAACCAAATATGAAAAAATTGTCTCAAAACTTGAATCCATAAAACGACGACAACAAAATAGTGAAGAGCTAATCGAAAGTTATTTGAGTGTTCAGAAAATCACTGAAGACTATTTTAAGAGCAATTTGCGAACAGCTGATGATGTAAAAATCATTAAAAATAGAGTCCAAATTAGCCGACATGACTTAGAGATTTATGAAATAGACAAACAAGTTGTTATTGTTG